In a genomic window of Schistocerca gregaria isolate iqSchGreg1 chromosome 5, iqSchGreg1.2, whole genome shotgun sequence:
- the LOC126273450 gene encoding uncharacterized protein LOC126273450 — protein sequence MPSLLPAVRSSPPPPPGRRLPAFAAAASRCSRPPPPGRRLPVLNAAAAWSPPPGTYRRRHLVAASQRSPPPSPGARGRPRLVTASRYLPPPPPGRRLPALTAAATWSPPPSVRRRRLPVLAAAPAWSPPPGTYRRRRLVAASRHLPPPPPGRRLPAFAAAVSRCSRPPPPGHRLPVLTAAAAWLPPPGTYRRHRRMIAASRHLPPPPPGRRLPAFAAAVSRCSRPPPPGRRLPVLTAAAAWSPPPGTYRRRRRLVAASRHLPPPPPGRRLPAFAAAVSRCSRPPPPGHRLPVLTAAAAWSPPTGTYCRRHLVAASQRSPPPSPGARGRPHLVTASRYLPPPPPGRRLPAFAAAASRCSRPPPPGRRLPVLTAAAAWSPPLGARC from the coding sequence ATGCCGTCTCTGCTGCCCGCCGTCCGgtcctcgccgccgccgccacctggtCGCCGCCTCCCAGcgttcgccgccgccgcctcccggtgctcgcggccgccgccgcctggACGCCGCCTCCCGGTACTtaacgccgccgccgcctggtcgccgcctccCGGCACTTACCGCCGACGCCACCTGGTCGCCGCCTCCCAGCGTTCGCCGCCGCCGTCTCCCGGTGCTCGCGGCCGCCCCCGCCTGGTCACCGCCTCCCGGTActtaccgccgccgccgcctggtcgccgcctccCGGCACTTACCGCCGCCGCCACCTGGTCGCCGCCTCCCAGCGTTCGCCGCCGCCGTCTCCCGGTGCTCGCGGCCGCCCCCGCCTGGTCACCGCCTCCCGGTActtaccgccgccgccgcctggtcgccgcctccCGGCACTTACCGCCGCCGCCACCTGGTCGCCGCCTCCCAGCGTTCGCCGCCGCCGTCTCCCGGTGCTCGCGGCCGCCCCCACCTGGTCACCGCCTCCCGGTActtaccgccgccgccgcctggttgcCGCCTCCCGGTACttaccgccgccaccgccgcatgATCGCCGCCTCCCGGCACTTACCGCCGCCGCCACCTGGTCGCCGCCTCCCAGCGTTCGCCGCCGCCGTCTCCCGGTGCTCGCGGCCGCCCCCGCCTGGTCGCCGCCTCCCGGTActtaccgccgccgccgcctggtcgccgcctccCGGTActtaccgccgccgccgccgcctggtcgccgcctccCGGCACTTACCGCCGCCGCCACCTGGTCGCCGCCTCCCAGCGTTCGCCGCCGCCGTCTCCCGGTGCTCGCGGCCGCCCCCGCCTGGTCACCGCCTCCCGGTActtaccgccgccgccgcctggtcgccgcctaCCGGCACTTACTGCCGCCGCCACCTGGTCGCCGCCTCCCAGCGTTCGCCGCCGCCGTCTCCCGGTGCTCGCGGCCGCCCCCACCTGGTCACCGCCTCCCGGTActtaccgccgccgccgcctggtcgccgcctcccagcgttcgccgccgccgcctcccggtgctcgcggccgccgccgcctggtcgccgcctccCGGTActtaccgccgccgccgcctggtcgccgcctctcggtgctcgctgcTGA